TCAGTGATGCAAGTGCTCCGCAATGCGTACTGAATGAGCCGATACGCTGCATGGCCGATGGCAAAGTCGTTGCGTATCGCCTTAACGAGGATTATCTGGAGTCGACCTTCGGTGACAATGAGAAAAAGCTGAAATATTCCAACTCCTTCTGCCTGGTGCGTCACGAGTACAAGTCGGCACCCAATCCGGAAGAAGGGCCGAACAAAGGCAAGCAAAACAAGCTGAACTTCTTCAGTCTGTACATGCATTTGCTGCCTTATAAGCGCTATCCACTATCCGAGGAAGAAACACCAAAACCCAAAGTAACCATGAAGGTAAATGACTTCAAGGCATACGACGAGTTTCCCGAAACAAGCAGCGTTCAGTCTCCCGGAAAACTGGCTATGGGCACCAAGCTTGAGGTGCTGGAGCAGAGAAGCGTCGGTAACGTCACCTATGCTAAAGGAAAAATCCTTTCCGGCAGTGTAAAGAACGGGTCACACAAAGTTCGTGAAGCAGGGAGAGAGGTTTGGTTCGCCTATTTGAAGAATGGTGCACCTTACCAAAACTCCCAACCCAAACGTATTTGGCTCGCGGACGATGTACCGGAACGTGCCAAGCCAAAGTATTGGCAAGGGAAAGTAAAAGCTAGGACGTGCAAACGCTTGGCTATGTATGCCGCACCAGCGAACCCTACGGATGGGCAACCTGCAGGTGCGCGTATAGAAGAAAGTCGTGAGATAACGGTCAGCAGCACTATTGCGTTCGATAGCAAGGATGTTGTGAGCTTGGTTCTCGACAACAAATTGCGGCGAATGGCCCCATGTACACCGGTGGAAGCTAGCATATGGACAGGCACGGGGAGCGTACCATCAAATTTCTGGGCCATTGTCGAAAGCGATCCGGATAGCCAGTACGTGCAGTGGGAGACGCTCACGCCTACAGAATTTGAGGTTGTGACGACTAGCATTGGAATCAAGGCTGGTGACCCGATCGGCTATTTGGGGCAAACGGAAAATCTCACTAGCCAGCAAGGCGCGTCGGACAGCAAGTTTCAGGTTCACGTCGAAATATTCACCGCCGAATCGGAAGTGAAAGACTTCCTTAAAAACCTCGCTGGTCTGAAAACAGGCAAACAGTACCTGCACTTGCCGACCGGAACGGAGCTCAAGAAGACACCCCCGGCGACGGGCATGACAGTGCTCAAACTCGACCATGCTGTCGACCTCAGTAAGGCTCCGGTCATAAAGGAAGGTACTGAAGACTGGTACAAGGTCAGTGTTACCGAGGACGCTCAACCGGTCAGCGGACTAGTGAAAAAAGCAGGCGCCCAAATCGTCACCCAGCACGACTGGGAAAAATTGGGATTCCATATTGTTGAAGAAACAAACGCTATGGCAGACGGTTTCCTCGACCCCGAAGACATGCCGCAGTTCTTCAAAGATTTGCTCATGAAAATTGATAAAAACCATGATGGTGAAGTCGATCCCGGCGAGCTCGCCGACGCGTTGAAGAATATTGATACGAGAGATCAGTGGGCGAAGCTTATTGCTCATCATCCGACTGAATGGAAGGACAAAGCAGAGTCGGCTAAGTGGAGTAAGTTGGATAAGTTGTTGGAGTCATCACCCAAAACGTTGAAGCATGAAAAAGAAAGAATAAGCAAATATGTGTTTTGGGATGAGCTTGTTGGCGAGGCTGCTATTGGTTCAGAAGTGGTTTGGCACTTTCATCCAATAGAATTTGTTGCTGGATTTACATCCGCTACTGCGGAGCTTTTGTCGTACGATCAAATGAAAAAAATGTTCCCGGAGTCGTCAGAGGAAAAGCGAGAAGAGGTGCGGGGGCTGTTCAATAAATATGCCGATCGTTTTGAAATTAATACAATTCCTAGAATTGCTCAGTTTTTTGCTCAAGTTAAAACAGAAGTTGGAAATGCTTTGGTTGGTAAAGTGGAAGACTTATGGTATTCCGCAGAAGCGCTCAGATCTAAATTTGGGCGGTATTTTAATACATATCCAGCGGAAGCGGATCAGTACGGGTATAAGCGTATCGAAATGGCGCAGTATAACGCTCTTAGTCCGGCTGCAAAAAGTGCCTATACCATTCGAAAAAATAAAGCTTATTCTCAGTTTCCAAATGAAGATGAAATCGCGAAACGCATTTACTGTTGCTGCTCCCCTCAGGGCAATTTTGTATTGACTGCGGGTGGCTGTGTGGAAGGTATAAAGTATAAAGGTAAAGGATTTATTCAACTAACATGGAAGTCTAACTATAAAGCCGTGGAAGATTTGTTAAGGGCGAAGCTGCCGGAGGAGACCATTAACATGGTTGATAATCCCGATCAGTTGCTCGAAACGAAAATAGGCCTTATATCTGCGATGGGTTTTTGGGAGCTAAATAAGCTGAATGATCTTGTTGCACCTAATACAACCTCTACAGATAAAATAACAGAAGTTGTGAATAAGCATACTAATAGTTATGGCGAGCGGCGAAGTAATTTTACAGTCATATATCAGGAGATAAATCAGTGAGCGGATTCGTGAAAAACTGTCGTTTTTTGATATTTGTTCTTTTAGGGGGTGGAAGCATTTCCGTTTCCGCAGATCAAGTGTTCAATCCACCTGCGGCCTCGGAGATATTTAAAGAGTTTGACATTGGTTTGCTTCCGAATAAAAGCAGCCAAAAACTATTGATTTTGAAAAGTGAACCCGGCGATAGGGCTCAACGCTTACTTGTGACGGCAATCGTCGACTCTAAGCAGTCCGTAATTGTTGAGGCGCCAACTGCGTTGCCATTAATCAAAAATGCTTATTCCCCAGCAAGTTATGATGGATTTGAAGTTGGCGTCTTAAAGGGATCAGAAAAAACTATCAGTGTAGTGGATGCGCAAGCAGAAATGGTCTCATTCAAGTATGCTTCCACGAAGCCTGGCGCAATTGTCTACCTGAATACAAAGGAAGAAGACAACGCCAAGTATACCTTTAATCTTCAGTTTCAATATGACGCTCAGTCGGAGAAGGTTGTTATGAATAATCTTTTTCTGGTGGTTAACAATGAGTCCTGTGATAGGTCGCTTGTAAGCGTTTATGCAATTCCTTCGAATGCGCTTATGTCTAAATCACTCGAAACGTTTTCGGGAGCTGAAGCATTCGAGTATTTAAAGAGGCTTCATGTCGAAGCTCAGCGTTCAGACGTTAAGCGTGAAAAGCTTATGTCAGTGGCGGTAGCTTCAAATTTTGATCAGGCGCTATTGGCATACAAAAATGGTGATAAGGTAAAATTCAAGGAGCTTATGAGTTATCTAGTTGTAGATGGTGGCGAGGATGAGACGTGTGCGCCAGATACTTATATAGTTGAAAAGTACTATTATTCAAATATGGTTGGTTGGTCTAATGA
This genomic stretch from Pseudomonas wuhanensis harbors:
- a CDS encoding tetratricopeptide repeat protein translates to MSGFVKNCRFLIFVLLGGGSISVSADQVFNPPAASEIFKEFDIGLLPNKSSQKLLILKSEPGDRAQRLLVTAIVDSKQSVIVEAPTALPLIKNAYSPASYDGFEVGVLKGSEKTISVVDAQAEMVSFKYASTKPGAIVYLNTKEEDNAKYTFNLQFQYDAQSEKVVMNNLFLVVNNESCDRSLVSVYAIPSNALMSKSLETFSGAEAFEYLKRLHVEAQRSDVKREKLMSVAVASNFDQALLAYKNGDKVKFKELMSYLVVDGGEDETCAPDTYIVEKYYYSNMVGWSNDLGFLFAEAGYYGEAIELLKQVVAQNPNRIVAYLNLADAYWGADKKDLSTENYKKYSALMSRSGKAAKIPKRVSERS